From the genome of Gemmatimonadaceae bacterium, one region includes:
- the purB gene encoding adenylosuccinate lyase: MTRSPASAETYTSPLAERYASRGMLELWSPRTRYGQWRRLWLALAEGEKALGLPIPNDAIEQMRAHLDDIDFEVVATYERKLRHDVMAHIHAFADVAPAARPFIHLGATSAFVTDNTDLILMRRGLHLLRAKAVRVLSALAAFAREWRDEPTLGSTHLQPAQPTTVGKRATLWMQDLVLDLGDIDFRIDTLPCRGVKGTTGTQASFLAIFDGDREKVRRLDQRVAAEIGFKTSIPVSGQTYTRKLDAQVMSAVAGVAASAAKFANDLRVLQSVGEIEEPFEEEQVGSSAMAYKRNPMRCERVNSLARFVLNLEPNANQTHSVQFFERTLDDSANRRLFIPEAFLATDAILVLMENVVCGLEVHPARIRKRLNDELPFMATEELIVRAVRAGGDRQGAHERIRQASIAAARALKDGASRNDMLERLAADPEFGVSIDEMLSTLDPHRFVGRAPEQVDEFLNEVVAPLLVRHDDDGEGDEVRV, encoded by the coding sequence ATGACGCGTTCCCCCGCTTCCGCGGAGACCTATACGTCGCCTCTCGCGGAGCGTTATGCGTCCCGAGGGATGCTCGAGCTCTGGTCGCCGCGTACGCGCTATGGACAGTGGCGGCGCCTATGGCTGGCGCTCGCCGAGGGTGAAAAGGCGCTTGGCCTTCCTATCCCTAACGACGCTATCGAGCAGATGCGCGCGCACCTCGACGACATCGATTTCGAGGTGGTCGCCACTTACGAACGCAAGCTGCGCCATGATGTGATGGCGCACATTCATGCTTTTGCAGATGTCGCGCCCGCGGCGCGACCGTTCATTCATCTCGGTGCCACGAGCGCATTCGTAACGGACAACACTGATCTGATTCTGATGCGGCGTGGCCTGCACCTGCTTCGTGCGAAAGCCGTCCGCGTGTTGAGCGCGCTCGCGGCGTTCGCCCGCGAATGGCGCGACGAGCCGACGCTCGGCTCGACCCATCTGCAACCCGCGCAACCGACGACCGTCGGCAAGCGCGCCACGCTTTGGATGCAGGACCTCGTGCTCGATCTCGGCGACATCGATTTTCGGATCGACACGCTGCCCTGCCGAGGCGTCAAGGGCACCACGGGTACGCAGGCGAGCTTCCTGGCCATCTTCGACGGCGATCGCGAGAAAGTCCGCCGGCTCGATCAACGCGTCGCGGCGGAGATTGGTTTCAAGACTTCTATACCCGTATCGGGGCAGACGTATACGCGCAAGCTGGACGCGCAGGTCATGAGCGCGGTCGCCGGCGTCGCCGCGAGTGCGGCCAAGTTTGCCAACGATCTCCGCGTATTGCAATCCGTTGGTGAAATCGAGGAACCGTTCGAGGAGGAGCAGGTCGGCTCCTCGGCGATGGCGTACAAGCGCAATCCAATGCGCTGCGAGCGCGTCAACTCACTCGCCCGCTTCGTGCTCAACCTCGAGCCGAACGCGAACCAGACGCACAGCGTGCAGTTTTTCGAGCGTACGCTCGACGACAGCGCGAATCGTCGCTTATTCATTCCCGAAGCGTTCCTCGCGACCGACGCCATCCTCGTCCTCATGGAGAACGTCGTTTGCGGTCTCGAGGTGCACCCGGCGCGCATTCGCAAGCGACTCAACGACGAGCTTCCATTCATGGCGACCGAGGAGCTCATCGTGCGCGCGGTGCGGGCGGGCGGTGACCGGCAGGGCGCGCACGAGCGGATCCGCCAAGCGAGCATTGCTGCGGCGCGCGCGCTGAAGGATGGCGCATCGCGCAACGACATGCTCGAGCGCCTCGCCGCCGATCCCGAGTTCGGTGTCTCCATCGATGAGATGCTCTCGACGCTCGATCCACATCGGTTTGTCGGTCGCGCGCCGGAGCAGGTTGATGAATTTCTAAACGAGGTCGTCGCGCCACTGCTTGTTCGACACGACGACGACGGAGAGGGTGACGAGGTGCGAGTATGA
- a CDS encoding phosphoribosylaminoimidazolesuccinocarboxamide synthase: MTSVSPASVEQLPLRHLRRGKVREVYEVDAERLLLVASDRVSAFDVVMRERIPHKGAVLTQLTAWWLRQFSATVRHHMLSADADEIVSLIPTLAPYRTSIAGRAMLCRRTEVFPVECVVRGYISGSAWKEYRAQGTLAGEALPSGLEESSRFPAPIFSPATKAEIGHDENITFERMATMIGADEAADLRRLSLLVYDRGRAIAAERGIIIADTKFEFGNDAEGRVTLIDEVLTPDSSRFWPADRYAPGHTQPSFDKQPLRDYLDGERRAGRWNGEAPPPTLPDEVVHATSVRYLDAFRRITGHTLTTEST; the protein is encoded by the coding sequence ATGACGAGCGTTTCTCCTGCTTCGGTGGAGCAACTGCCGTTGCGCCATCTGCGACGCGGTAAGGTGCGCGAAGTCTACGAGGTCGACGCGGAACGCCTTCTGCTCGTCGCCAGCGACCGCGTGAGCGCCTTCGACGTCGTGATGCGCGAGCGCATCCCGCACAAGGGCGCCGTTCTCACGCAGCTGACCGCATGGTGGTTGCGCCAATTTTCCGCAACGGTTAGGCACCACATGCTGAGCGCCGACGCCGACGAGATCGTCTCGTTGATTCCGACGCTCGCACCATACCGCACGTCGATTGCGGGACGTGCGATGCTGTGTCGCCGAACCGAGGTATTTCCCGTCGAGTGCGTCGTGCGCGGGTACATTTCGGGATCCGCTTGGAAAGAGTACCGCGCTCAAGGCACGCTCGCTGGGGAAGCGCTTCCATCGGGCCTCGAGGAGAGCTCGCGCTTTCCGGCCCCGATCTTCAGCCCGGCGACCAAGGCTGAAATCGGACACGATGAGAACATCACCTTCGAGCGCATGGCAACAATGATCGGCGCGGATGAAGCCGCCGACCTGCGACGTCTCAGCCTGCTCGTCTACGACCGTGGACGCGCAATCGCCGCCGAGCGGGGAATCATCATTGCCGACACGAAGTTTGAATTCGGCAATGACGCCGAGGGCCGGGTGACGCTGATCGATGAAGTGCTGACACCCGACAGCTCGCGCTTCTGGCCCGCCGATCGTTATGCGCCGGGACACACGCAGCCGAGCTTCGACAAACAGCCATTGCGCGATTATCTGGACGGCGAGCGGCGCGCCGGTCGCTGGAACGGTGAAGCGCCGCCACCGACCTTGCCTGACGAGGTAGTGCACGCGACCAGCGTTCGGTATCTCGATGCCTTTCGGCGGATCACTGGCCACACTCTGACGACGGAATCGACGTGA
- a CDS encoding phosphatidylserine decarboxylase family protein: protein MSFAREGLLFIVIAALIAAGTFAFALNRRSWPLWLAAVVLVVVAIWVAYFFRDPERTGERGERLVIAPADGRIVQITPVDEPSFLHEKAIRISIFMNVFNVHVNRYPVSGTVRYVHYNPGKFFNAAHDKASLENEQSSVGIETGSNRVLVRQIAGLIARRIVTYGKDGQRVTQGDRMGIIRFGSRVDVFLPVSARPRVKVGEPTFAGVTVVAELSGQ from the coding sequence GTGAGCTTCGCGCGTGAAGGACTGCTGTTCATCGTGATTGCGGCCCTCATCGCCGCCGGAACGTTTGCGTTCGCGCTCAATCGCCGCTCATGGCCCCTCTGGCTTGCGGCGGTTGTCCTGGTCGTCGTCGCGATCTGGGTCGCGTACTTCTTTCGCGATCCCGAGCGCACGGGCGAACGCGGCGAGCGCCTCGTCATCGCCCCGGCCGACGGCAGGATCGTCCAGATTACTCCTGTCGACGAGCCGTCGTTTCTACACGAGAAGGCGATACGGATTTCCATCTTCATGAACGTTTTCAACGTCCACGTGAACCGGTATCCGGTGAGCGGCACGGTTCGCTACGTCCATTACAACCCGGGCAAGTTCTTCAACGCTGCGCACGACAAAGCGAGTCTCGAGAACGAGCAATCATCGGTCGGTATCGAAACCGGCTCCAATCGCGTGCTCGTTAGGCAGATAGCGGGATTGATCGCGCGCCGCATCGTCACCTACGGCAAGGATGGTCAACGCGTCACGCAGGGTGACCGTATGGGCATCATCCGATTCGGGTCGCGCGTCGACGTCTTCCTGCCAGTGAGCGCGCGACCCCGCGTGAAGGTGGGCGAGCCGACCTTTGCCGGCGTCACGGTGGTTGCGGAGCTCTCCGGTCAATGA
- the pssA gene encoding CDP-diacylglycerol--serine O-phosphatidyltransferase, with protein sequence MTARVRRPTIRRAIIYLPNGFTLFNLFCGIFAVVLASRQDFAKAALFVFLGGIADALDGRVARATGSGSRMGEELDSLVDAISFGFAPAMIMYFAVFNTENWEWLFVFMYTAGAVLRLARFNVEQAGRAKTYFHGLPSPAAGLTLATYYWFSQTPLYNQAIILFTDNKTLSELPWHAMLPGLMGLLAVLMVSNVPYPAVPIIGWKSLKQLTASVVLIVAMVLSFFRPRQFFFPALLAYVLYGALKWMILGLIGSRSQPEELYFQLEPEEELAAAASAPSHRRTPPVGVQPAASTESDGVSTGRRRRRRRRRSDGQRGERPSSGESQERSGRSDRPNRLTPNRPSRLPSPPNDSLSAPKPPTLIPPPSTAPKDDTE encoded by the coding sequence ATGACGGCGCGCGTACGGCGTCCGACGATCCGCCGGGCAATCATCTATCTGCCTAACGGCTTCACACTCTTCAACCTCTTTTGCGGCATCTTTGCGGTCGTCCTCGCGTCACGTCAGGACTTCGCCAAAGCCGCGCTCTTCGTCTTCCTCGGGGGGATTGCCGACGCGCTCGACGGTCGCGTCGCTCGCGCGACGGGCTCCGGTAGTCGCATGGGTGAAGAGCTCGATTCCCTCGTCGACGCCATCTCATTCGGCTTTGCACCGGCGATGATCATGTACTTCGCTGTGTTCAACACCGAAAACTGGGAGTGGCTGTTCGTCTTCATGTACACGGCGGGGGCCGTGCTGCGCCTCGCGCGCTTCAACGTCGAGCAGGCTGGCCGCGCAAAGACGTATTTCCACGGACTGCCAAGCCCCGCCGCCGGCCTAACGCTGGCCACGTACTACTGGTTCAGCCAGACGCCGCTCTACAACCAGGCGATCATCCTCTTCACGGACAACAAGACCCTCTCCGAGCTGCCCTGGCATGCGATGCTGCCCGGCCTCATGGGCCTCCTCGCCGTCTTGATGGTGAGCAACGTACCGTACCCGGCCGTCCCCATCATCGGCTGGAAATCGCTGAAGCAATTGACCGCGAGCGTAGTTCTCATTGTCGCGATGGTCTTGAGCTTTTTCCGGCCGCGTCAATTCTTCTTCCCGGCGCTCCTCGCCTACGTGTTGTACGGAGCGCTCAAGTGGATGATTCTCGGCCTGATCGGCAGTCGATCCCAGCCGGAGGAGCTGTACTTTCAGCTCGAGCCGGAGGAGGAGCTCGCCGCGGCCGCATCGGCACCATCACACCGACGCACTCCACCAGTCGGCGTTCAACCGGCCGCCAGCACGGAGAGCGATGGCGTGTCGACCGGAAGACGACGACGACGGCGCCGTCGACGCAGCGACGGACAACGTGGCGAGCGCCCAAGCAGTGGAGAGTCACAAGAGCGAAGCGGCCGGAGCGACCGTCCGAATCGTCTCACCCCGAATCGCCCGTCGCGTCTGCCGTCGCCGCCTAACGATTCCCTGTCCGCGCCGAAGCCGCCAACGCTGATCCCACCTCCTTCAACTGCGCCCAAGGACGACACCGAATGA
- the purS gene encoding phosphoribosylformylglycinamidine synthase subunit PurS yields MSRFRVAVHIVPRRGLLDPQGKAVTDALHTLGFASVQDVHVGRHLVVEMDAADKAAAERSTRDMCTKLLANPVIEDFEIASVSTV; encoded by the coding sequence ATGAGTCGTTTTCGCGTCGCTGTTCACATCGTTCCTCGCCGCGGCTTGCTCGATCCGCAGGGCAAAGCGGTTACCGATGCCTTGCATACTCTCGGCTTCGCGTCCGTTCAGGACGTCCACGTCGGCCGCCATCTCGTCGTCGAAATGGACGCCGCCGACAAAGCGGCGGCCGAGCGTTCCACGCGCGACATGTGCACCAAGCTCCTGGCCAACCCCGTCATCGAAGACTTCGAGATCGCGAGTGTGAGCACAGTATGA
- the purQ gene encoding phosphoribosylformylglycinamidine synthase subunit PurQ, whose amino-acid sequence MKFGIVTFPASNCDYDAYHAVVDALGEEAVYLWHKDHDLRSSDVIVLPGGFSYGDYLRAGAIARFSPIMREVVAHAERGAPVLAICNGFQIACEAGLLPGALLRNASLKFVCEAIRMRVENADTLFTNRYDRGQLITIPIAHGDGRYTADAETLARIEGEGRVVFRYVGGPGDADEWWSPNGSMNAIAGIVSAAGNVLGMMPHPERAVDDLLGSSDGLGVFASILSRVAA is encoded by the coding sequence ATGAAGTTCGGCATCGTGACGTTTCCGGCCTCCAACTGCGACTACGATGCGTATCACGCTGTGGTCGATGCGTTGGGTGAAGAAGCGGTCTATCTCTGGCACAAAGACCACGATCTCCGCAGCAGCGATGTCATCGTGCTTCCGGGCGGTTTCAGCTACGGCGACTATCTGCGGGCTGGAGCAATCGCTCGATTCAGCCCCATAATGCGAGAGGTCGTCGCCCATGCGGAACGAGGGGCGCCAGTCCTCGCGATCTGCAACGGCTTTCAGATCGCTTGCGAGGCGGGTCTCCTTCCGGGCGCGCTCCTGCGCAACGCCAGCCTGAAATTCGTTTGCGAAGCGATCCGGATGCGTGTCGAGAATGCAGACACCCTGTTTACGAATCGGTACGATCGGGGTCAGCTCATAACGATCCCCATCGCCCATGGTGATGGACGCTACACGGCGGACGCCGAGACCCTGGCGCGAATCGAAGGAGAGGGTCGAGTCGTCTTTCGTTACGTGGGCGGACCCGGCGATGCGGACGAGTGGTGGAGTCCCAATGGATCGATGAACGCGATAGCGGGCATCGTGAGCGCCGCCGGCAACGTCCTCGGAATGATGCCCCATCCCGAGCGCGCCGTAGACGATCTCCTCGGCTCCAGCGACGGACTGGGCGTCTTCGCGTCCATACTTTCGCGCGTTGCCGCGTAA
- a CDS encoding zf-TFIIB domain-containing protein: protein MRSLLDEQRREVDRREHLMKCPKCGGDLKERDFEDVKVDVCPECHGIWLDQGEIGLIRHIHESRGPFSRIMSDILEIFHHPKTGEPSSPTSSSG, encoded by the coding sequence ATGCGGTCGCTGCTCGACGAGCAGCGCCGTGAGGTCGACCGCCGCGAGCACCTCATGAAGTGTCCCAAGTGCGGCGGCGATCTAAAAGAGCGAGATTTCGAGGACGTGAAGGTCGACGTCTGCCCCGAGTGCCATGGCATCTGGCTGGATCAGGGCGAGATCGGTTTGATTCGACACATTCATGAATCGCGCGGCCCGTTCAGCCGCATCATGAGCGACATTCTCGAGATTTTTCATCATCCCAAGACAGGTGAACCCAGCTCCCCCACTTCCTCGTCCGGGTGA
- the purL gene encoding phosphoribosylformylglycinamidine synthase subunit PurL has translation MNPAPPLPRPGDPTITPALVAEHGLTNEEYQRIEQMLGRAPTFTELGIVSALWSEHCSYKHSRPLLRRLPTKAPYVLQGPGENAGVIAIGDGLAVAFKIESHNHPSAVEPYQGAATGVGGILRDVFTMGARPIALLNSLRFGSLDSPRVRYLFAGVVKGIGDYGNCVGIPTVAGEVVFDEAYEGNPLVNAMCVGLLHEEDLIRAVAQGVGNPIIAVGARTGRDGIHGASFASADLSEESEAKRPQVQVGDPFTEKLLLEASLELIKSGAIVAIQDMGAAGLTSSSAEMAARGDVGVTIDVTKVPVREGGMTPYEILLSESQERMLVVAHKGREREVANILEKWDLTASVIGEVIAEPVYRVTEGDRVVAEFPGTRLVTDCPTYTPEAREDPKIAALRTRDVGSIPERAEEADPRWTLEQLLTSPTIASKMWVYRQYDHTVRTNTVIGPGGDAAVVRVRNTRRALALKTDCNGRYCYLDPRVGTRIAVAEAARNVACTGGRPMAITNNLNFGNPRRAEVYYQLREATAGMAEACETLGTPVTGGNVSLYNENPGGAVYPTPVIGMVGLIDDIDRITRSHFSTEGDSVVLLGTPTAELGGSEYLARVHNVVAGTPPRCDLDAERDLIEAVLAAIDAGIVRSAHDCSDGGLAVAIAECCIIDRARPLGAKIDLSSFADLPRRALLFGEAQGRVILSTPDPTALLEIAVRHGVACRTIGDVASADDPLDIRFGEERLVASLPWLDRLYYETIPDIMTRSAAAVVSAVTESPV, from the coding sequence GTGAACCCAGCTCCCCCACTTCCTCGTCCGGGTGATCCAACGATCACGCCGGCGCTCGTCGCCGAACATGGGCTGACAAACGAGGAGTATCAGCGCATCGAGCAGATGCTCGGGCGAGCACCAACATTCACCGAGTTAGGCATCGTCAGTGCGCTCTGGAGCGAGCACTGCTCCTACAAGCACTCGCGTCCGTTGCTCCGGCGTCTTCCAACGAAGGCGCCGTACGTGTTACAGGGACCTGGCGAGAACGCCGGAGTCATCGCGATTGGTGATGGACTCGCGGTCGCGTTCAAGATCGAGTCGCACAATCATCCCTCGGCCGTCGAGCCATATCAGGGTGCGGCCACCGGTGTCGGCGGCATTCTGCGCGACGTGTTCACGATGGGAGCGCGTCCGATCGCGCTGCTGAATTCGTTGCGATTCGGATCGCTCGACTCGCCCCGCGTTAGGTATCTCTTCGCGGGTGTGGTGAAAGGAATCGGCGATTACGGTAACTGCGTCGGCATTCCGACCGTCGCCGGCGAGGTTGTTTTCGACGAAGCGTACGAGGGAAATCCACTGGTCAACGCGATGTGCGTTGGCCTGCTGCACGAAGAAGATCTGATTCGCGCCGTTGCACAGGGTGTCGGCAATCCGATCATCGCTGTCGGTGCACGCACGGGTCGTGACGGCATCCACGGCGCGTCATTCGCATCTGCGGATCTTTCCGAGGAGAGCGAGGCAAAGCGCCCGCAAGTTCAGGTTGGCGACCCGTTCACCGAGAAGCTTCTCCTCGAGGCGAGCCTCGAGCTGATAAAGTCCGGCGCGATCGTCGCGATTCAGGACATGGGTGCGGCAGGACTCACGTCGTCGTCGGCCGAGATGGCGGCGCGCGGCGACGTTGGGGTGACAATCGACGTCACCAAAGTGCCTGTCCGAGAGGGTGGCATGACGCCGTACGAGATCCTGCTCAGCGAATCGCAAGAGCGCATGCTCGTGGTCGCGCACAAAGGGCGTGAGCGCGAGGTCGCCAACATCCTCGAGAAGTGGGACCTTACCGCGTCGGTTATCGGCGAGGTGATCGCCGAGCCTGTGTACCGCGTAACGGAGGGCGACCGCGTCGTGGCGGAGTTTCCTGGGACTCGACTGGTCACCGACTGCCCGACGTACACGCCCGAGGCGCGCGAGGATCCGAAGATCGCGGCGCTTCGCACGCGCGATGTCGGCTCGATTCCGGAGCGCGCGGAGGAGGCTGATCCGCGTTGGACCCTCGAGCAGCTGCTCACGTCGCCGACGATCGCGAGCAAGATGTGGGTGTATCGCCAATATGACCACACCGTACGCACGAACACCGTGATCGGTCCGGGGGGCGACGCCGCCGTCGTGCGCGTGCGCAATACCCGTCGCGCACTTGCGCTCAAGACCGATTGCAACGGCCGGTACTGCTATCTCGATCCGCGCGTCGGGACGCGCATCGCCGTCGCCGAGGCGGCCCGCAATGTCGCCTGCACTGGCGGTCGGCCAATGGCAATTACAAACAATCTAAACTTCGGCAATCCGCGGCGGGCGGAAGTGTACTACCAGCTTCGCGAGGCGACGGCGGGAATGGCCGAAGCGTGCGAGACGCTCGGCACGCCGGTGACCGGCGGAAACGTATCGCTGTACAACGAGAACCCGGGCGGCGCGGTCTATCCGACACCAGTCATCGGTATGGTCGGACTCATCGACGATATCGATCGCATCACGCGCTCACACTTCTCAACCGAAGGCGATTCAGTCGTGCTGCTCGGCACACCGACCGCGGAGCTTGGCGGATCCGAATATCTCGCCCGCGTGCACAATGTCGTCGCCGGCACGCCGCCGCGATGCGATCTCGACGCCGAGCGCGATCTGATCGAGGCCGTGCTGGCCGCTATCGATGCGGGTATCGTGCGCTCCGCGCATGATTGCAGCGACGGCGGTCTCGCGGTCGCGATCGCGGAGTGCTGCATCATCGATCGAGCACGACCGCTCGGTGCCAAAATCGATCTTTCGAGCTTCGCCGATTTGCCGAGGCGCGCGCTCCTGTTTGGCGAAGCACAAGGACGGGTGATCCTCTCCACTCCAGATCCCACGGCACTGCTCGAGATCGCCGTTCGCCACGGTGTCGCCTGCAGGACTATTGGCGACGTTGCATCCGCCGACGATCCGCTCGACATCCGTTTCGGTGAAGAGCGGCTCGTCGCATCACTGCCGTGGCTCGATCGGCTATACTACGAAACGATTCCTGACATCATGACCAGATCGGCCGCGGCGGTGGTCAGCGCGGTCACGGAGAGTCCCGTCTAG
- the purF gene encoding amidophosphoribosyltransferase, whose product MCGIFGVRGHPEAVRLTELGLYSLQHRGQESAGVVSINEAGEARAIRSMGTMSAAMSERLDQVQGIMAIGHTRYSTAGSSSIENAQPVLARTRNGFVALAHNGNLTNAAELRMELEDRGSIFSSTMDSEVIVHRLARSNADRPDERLAEALCEVEGAYSLVVTIGDTLLAARDPRGWRPLVLGRLGDAPVFASETCALDIVGATYEREVEPGEIIAVDDEGMHSSFPLPRRERKQCVFEYVYFARPDSRVFGGSVDRARRALGRRLAREWPAPNADLVFSVPDSSNSAALGFAEESGLPYELALIRNHYIGRTFIQPSQADRDAKVKVKYNPVREVLQGKRVVMVDDSIVRGTTTRGLVALVRLAGAREVHMRVSSPPVTGPCYYGIDTPSREELIAARLTPDEIEKDLGVDSLGYLSLEGMLQSVPGGPHGFCHACFSGDYPTAPPTDPDKLRFGCGC is encoded by the coding sequence ATGTGCGGCATCTTTGGCGTTCGCGGTCACCCCGAAGCCGTTCGGCTCACCGAGCTCGGACTGTATTCGCTCCAGCATCGCGGCCAGGAGTCCGCCGGTGTTGTGTCAATCAACGAAGCGGGCGAAGCTCGCGCCATTCGATCGATGGGCACGATGTCGGCCGCGATGTCGGAGCGGCTCGATCAGGTGCAGGGCATCATGGCCATCGGCCACACGCGCTACAGCACTGCCGGTTCGTCGTCGATCGAGAACGCCCAGCCCGTGCTCGCGCGCACGAGAAATGGCTTCGTCGCGCTCGCGCACAATGGGAACCTTACAAACGCTGCCGAGCTGCGCATGGAGTTGGAGGATCGCGGCTCGATTTTCTCCTCGACGATGGACTCGGAGGTCATTGTCCATCGACTGGCGCGCTCGAATGCCGATCGCCCGGACGAGCGCCTGGCCGAGGCCCTCTGCGAAGTCGAGGGTGCGTATTCACTCGTCGTCACCATCGGCGACACGCTGCTTGCGGCGCGCGATCCGCGTGGCTGGCGTCCACTCGTACTCGGACGCCTCGGCGACGCTCCAGTCTTCGCGTCCGAGACGTGCGCTCTCGACATCGTCGGTGCGACGTACGAGCGCGAGGTGGAACCTGGTGAGATCATCGCGGTCGACGACGAGGGAATGCACTCGAGCTTTCCCCTGCCCCGCCGCGAGCGCAAGCAGTGCGTCTTCGAGTACGTCTACTTCGCGCGGCCAGACAGCCGCGTGTTCGGCGGCTCCGTCGATCGTGCTCGGCGCGCGCTCGGACGCCGGCTCGCCAGGGAATGGCCGGCGCCTAACGCGGATCTTGTTTTCAGCGTGCCCGATTCGTCGAACTCTGCGGCGCTCGGCTTTGCGGAGGAGAGCGGTCTGCCTTACGAATTGGCGCTGATTCGCAATCACTACATCGGCCGCACGTTCATCCAGCCGAGTCAGGCCGATCGAGACGCGAAGGTGAAGGTCAAGTACAATCCGGTGAGAGAAGTCCTGCAGGGCAAGAGGGTGGTGATGGTGGACGATTCCATCGTCCGGGGTACAACCACACGCGGTCTCGTGGCGCTCGTACGCTTGGCCGGTGCGCGCGAAGTGCACATGCGAGTCAGTTCGCCGCCCGTCACCGGACCCTGTTACTATGGCATCGACACGCCAAGTCGCGAGGAGCTCATTGCCGCGCGGCTCACGCCTGACGAAATCGAGAAGGACCTCGGTGTCGATTCGCTCGGCTATCTCTCCCTCGAGGGGATGCTACAATCAGTGCCCGGTGGTCCGCACGGCTTCTGCCACGCCTGCTTCTCCGGAGATTATCCGACGGCCCCACCGACGGATCCGGACAAATTGCGATTTGGGTGCGGTTGCTGA